A region of the Pantoea alfalfae genome:
CAGCGCCCACTTCCATGTCCAGCGGTTGGACAATGGTGCAGCCCTGACGCGCCCAGTAATCCTGCAAGGTCAGGATCAGCCCCTGAAAGGTTTTGGTATCAAACTTTTGCATGTTGAGTGTGCACGCGCTTCGGTTAGATTAAAAAAAGAGGCCGACAGTATACCCTTTGACCGCGCGATGTGCAGCCGTAAATCCCAGGCACTACCGGCGCGTTTTCGCGGTAATTACGGGCGCTGGCATACAGATGGCTCCGAATCCTGCTGGCGGCAGTTGTTGCTCTGGTCGCATTTGACTACCCTTTTGCGCACGGAGCTATGCGCAAGAGGACGCCATGTCGCAGAAGATTTACTGGATCGATAATTTACGCGCGGTTGCCTGCCTGATGGTGATCGTGATTCACACCACCACCTGGTATATCACCGGGCCGATGGCGGTAACCGGCACGACCTGGGATGTGGCGAATCTGCTGAACTCGGCATCACGCGTCTGTGTTCCACTGTTCTTTATGATCTCCGGCTATCTGTTTTTCGGCGAACGTAGCGCCCAGCCGCGTCATATGCTCCGGCTGGTGCTCTGTCTGCTGTTCTACAGCGCGGTCTCGCTGGCCTATATCACCTGGCTGACGCCGATCAGCGAAGGACGTTCGATCCTGAAGATGCTGCAGAAGCCCGTGTTCTATCACCTGTGGTTCTTCTTTGCGCTGATTGGCATCTATCTGATGTCGCCGCTGATCCAGGTGAAAACCGTGCAGGCACGCTATGTAGCGCTGCTGGTGCTGGTGCTGGCGGTACTCGCCAACCCGAATACGGTCAGCCAGTCGCTGGGCCCGTTCCATTTTCTGCCGGTTAACCTCTATGTCAGCGGTGACAGCATTTACTACCTGCTCTATGCGCTGCTTGGACGGGCGATCGGCACCATGGACACGACCCGGCGCGGCCTGACCCCGCTGGCCGCCGGGCTGTTTATCGCCTGTGTGATTGGCATTACGTTAGGGACGAAAAAGGCGCTGATCGTCAACGGGGCGTTTAACGATACCTGGTATCTCTACTGCGGACCGCTGGTATTTATCGCGGCGATCAGCCTGCTCATCGTGTTTAAAAACAGCCTGAATCAGCGCACGCTGCCCGGTTTTACCGTGATTGCGCGCTATTCACTGCCGATCTACGGCTTTCATGCGCTGTTCATTCACTATCTGCGCACGCATCACTACGATGATATGTCGCGTCCGTGGCTCGATCTGCCCTGGGTGTTCGGACTGACGCTGGGTGGCAGTCTGCTGCTGGGGATGGCGCTGAAACGGGTCGATACCCGTCACTTTGTCAGCTGATCGGTTTCCCGCTGGCGGGCGCGTCGCAGCTGGCGCGCCGATGAAAATCCCGCCGCCAGCGCTGCTTTCTCAGCGGATTCACCCTGCTGCTGACGCTGGCGCGCCACGCCAACCCGCAGCTGCTCATGGTATTCCCGCACGCTGATCCCCAGATGCTGACGAAACAGCCGCGCCAGATGACGGCTGCTGACGTGGGCGCGCCCGGCCAGCTCGGTCAGCGTCCAGCCATGCTCAGGATGCGCAATCATCAGGTCCTGCGCCCGATGAATGGCCGGATGCAGGTGATTGCGGTAACGCAGCCAGGGTGAAAGCTGCGGGTCGTCACCGGCGCGGCGGAACCAGACCACCATTTCCCGCGCCACGGCCAGCGCTGTTGGCGTATCGCAGAGCTGATTCACCAGATGCAGCGCCAGGTCGATCCCCGCCGTGATGCCCGCGCTGGTCCAGATATTCTCATGCCCGACAAATACCCGGTTCTCCTGCACCTGAGCGCGCGGGGCGACCGCTTTCAGACGGGCAATGACATCATGATGGGTGGTGCAGGGCACGTCATCGAGCATGCCCGCTTGCGCTGCCAGCAACGCACCTGAGCAGACGCAGACCAGCATAAAGGTCTGCGCGCGCAGCGCGGCGTGCTGCCGCATCAGCCAGTCGCGTGCTTCTGTGGCCTGGGGTGTGGAATAACAGATCTGCGAGTCATAGACGCCCGGCACCACCAGCAGGCTCCCGGCGGGCAACTGTTCTGGCAAGGGTTCGATGCCGCCAATGGTCATACCGGTGGAACAGACCACCTCCGGCTGCGGGCCAATGTAGCGCAGCGAAAAGCGATCCCCCGCCAGCTTCAGCGTTTCGGCAGGGCCGGTCAGATCCAGTACCATGACGCCAGGCAGGGTTAAAAACCAGACGGTATGTGTCATGCTGGCCTGCGCTACACCAGATCCCAGCCACGGGCGCGCCACAACGCAGGCAGCTGCGCCATGTCGTCGAAGCGCGTCACCAGCGGATGATCCAGTTCAGGATTGTGCGGATCAGCACAGTAGTAGTAGACCGGGATCCCGGCGGCAATACCGGCGCGGGCGCCCGCTTCGGAGTCATCCACCAGAATGCAGCGCTCAATCGGCACCTGCATCTGTTCCGCCGCGTGGTACATCAGCTCCGGATCGGGCTTCCAGTGCAGAATGTCATAACCGCTATAGAGGTGTTCGGCAAACAGCGGCAGCATGCCGGTTAAGCCCAGCGAGTGCTGCATCTTTTTTACCGTCCCGTTTGAGACCACGCACATCGGCACTTTGATCTGCTCCACTAGCGCTTTCGCACCCGGAATTGGCTGCAGTTGCTGATCGAACAGTCGCGCGACTTCCGCGCGATAAGCTGTCTCCACCTCTTCCATCGGCAGCGACACCTGATGCGCGTCGCCCACGTCACGAATGATGTCGTAGAGTTTGACGCCCTTATACTTTTCAAACATCTGCTGCAGCGACAGCGCCAGACCGTAACGGGCAAACGTGTTGACGTAGGCCTGGGTGCAGAGCAACTCACTGTCCACCAGCGTGCCATCGCAATCAAAAAAGACGCATTCAACTGACATCAGACTCTATCCTTCGATTCAGGGGTGTGCTCCACACTCTACCGCACTCAGCGCAGATTGCGAGACTGGCAATCGGTTGCGAAAAATCATTGTATTGCCCCGGTAAAATCGCCAGGATACGCGCCGATGATTTTTTCTTCTGGATGGATGGCATGAGCAAGCAAGGCGTTTTGCAGCGCATCTTCAGGCTGCAGGAACATGGCACCACGGTGCGCACCGAAGTGATCGCAGGTATCACCACCTTTCTGACGATGGTCTATATCGTCTTCGTCAACCCGCAGATCCTCGGCGTCGCCGGTATGGATACCCAGGCGGTGTTTGTGACCACCTGTCTGATTGCCGCGTTTGGCAGCATTCTGATGGGACTGTTTGCCAATCTGCCGGTGGCGCTGGCCCCCGCAATGGGGCTGAATGCCTTCTTCGCTTTTGTGGTGGTCGGGGCGATGGGCTATTCGTGGCAGGTCGGTATGGGCGCGATTTTCTGGGGTGCGGTCGGCCTGCTGATACTGACCCTGCTGCGGGTTCGCTACTGGATGATTGCCAATATCCCACTGAGCCTGCGCGTTGGCATCACTGCCGGTATCGGCCTGTTTATCGCCATGATGGGGCTGAAGAATGCCGGTATTATCGTGCCGAATCCCGATACGCTCGTGGCCGTGGGTAATCTGACTTCGCACAGCGTGCTGCTGGGCGCACTCGGCTTCTTTATTATCGCCATTCTGGCATCACGCAATATCCACGCGGCGGTGCTGATCTCAATGGTGATCACCACCGCTATTGGCTGGATGCTGGGCGACGTGAAGTTTGTCGGCCTGTTTTCTGCGCCGCCTTCGATTACTTCGGTGGTGGGTCAGGTCGATATCAAAGGTGCGTTTAACATTGGCATGGCGGGCGTCATCTTCTCCTTTATGCTGGTCAATCTGTTCGACTCCTCCGGCACGCTGATTGGCGTTACCGACAAAGCGGGACTGACCGATGAAACCGGCACCTTTCCGCGGATGCAGCAGGCGCTTTATGTCGACAGCATCAGTTCGGTGAGTGGCGCGCTGGCGGGCACGTCTTCCGTGACCGCCTATATCGAGAGCACCTCGGGCGTGGCGATTGGTGGCCGTACCGGTCTGATGGCCGTGGTAACCGGCCTGCTTTTCCTGCTGGTGACCTTCCTGTCACCGCTGGCCGCAATGGTGCCATCCTATGCCGCCGCAGGCGCGCTGATTTACGTTGGCGTGTTAATGACCGCCAGCCTGTCGCGCGTGCGCTGGGATGATCTGACCGAAGCCGTTCCGGCGTTTGTCACCGCCGCCATGATGCCCTTCAGCTTTTCCATCACCGAAGGCATTGCGCTGGGTTTTATCGCTTACTGCGTGATGAAACTGGGCACCGGCCGCTG
Encoded here:
- a CDS encoding NCS2 family permease, whose protein sequence is MSKQGVLQRIFRLQEHGTTVRTEVIAGITTFLTMVYIVFVNPQILGVAGMDTQAVFVTTCLIAAFGSILMGLFANLPVALAPAMGLNAFFAFVVVGAMGYSWQVGMGAIFWGAVGLLILTLLRVRYWMIANIPLSLRVGITAGIGLFIAMMGLKNAGIIVPNPDTLVAVGNLTSHSVLLGALGFFIIAILASRNIHAAVLISMVITTAIGWMLGDVKFVGLFSAPPSITSVVGQVDIKGAFNIGMAGVIFSFMLVNLFDSSGTLIGVTDKAGLTDETGTFPRMQQALYVDSISSVSGALAGTSSVTAYIESTSGVAIGGRTGLMAVVTGLLFLLVTFLSPLAAMVPSYAAAGALIYVGVLMTASLSRVRWDDLTEAVPAFVTAAMMPFSFSITEGIALGFIAYCVMKLGTGRWREISPCVVIVALLFVLKIVFIDAH
- a CDS encoding GlxA family transcriptional regulator; translated protein: MTHTVWFLTLPGVMVLDLTGPAETLKLAGDRFSLRYIGPQPEVVCSTGMTIGGIEPLPEQLPAGSLLVVPGVYDSQICYSTPQATEARDWLMRQHAALRAQTFMLVCVCSGALLAAQAGMLDDVPCTTHHDVIARLKAVAPRAQVQENRVFVGHENIWTSAGITAGIDLALHLVNQLCDTPTALAVAREMVVWFRRAGDDPQLSPWLRYRNHLHPAIHRAQDLMIAHPEHGWTLTELAGRAHVSSRHLARLFRQHLGISVREYHEQLRVGVARQRQQQGESAEKAALAAGFSSARQLRRARQRETDQLTK
- a CDS encoding acyltransferase, whose translation is MSQKIYWIDNLRAVACLMVIVIHTTTWYITGPMAVTGTTWDVANLLNSASRVCVPLFFMISGYLFFGERSAQPRHMLRLVLCLLFYSAVSLAYITWLTPISEGRSILKMLQKPVFYHLWFFFALIGIYLMSPLIQVKTVQARYVALLVLVLAVLANPNTVSQSLGPFHFLPVNLYVSGDSIYYLLYALLGRAIGTMDTTRRGLTPLAAGLFIACVIGITLGTKKALIVNGAFNDTWYLYCGPLVFIAAISLLIVFKNSLNQRTLPGFTVIARYSLPIYGFHALFIHYLRTHHYDDMSRPWLDLPWVFGLTLGGSLLLGMALKRVDTRHFVS
- the yieH gene encoding 6-phosphogluconate phosphatase codes for the protein MSVECVFFDCDGTLVDSELLCTQAYVNTFARYGLALSLQQMFEKYKGVKLYDIIRDVGDAHQVSLPMEEVETAYRAEVARLFDQQLQPIPGAKALVEQIKVPMCVVSNGTVKKMQHSLGLTGMLPLFAEHLYSGYDILHWKPDPELMYHAAEQMQVPIERCILVDDSEAGARAGIAAGIPVYYYCADPHNPELDHPLVTRFDDMAQLPALWRARGWDLV